The window TGTCCAATAAGATCTTACTGTTctctatatattgtttttgacactgtacttttttgttgttgtttccctttattttattttttattttgaggaaTGCGGCTTGCTTCAAGCTTTCAGCTGGTTGGGCTTTCAAGGGGGAAATGGAAAGGGAAAGGCTTTCTCAGTGTCAGCTCTTTATAACTGCATTTTGGttctgctttttatttaaaaaaaataataaatttcctCTTTgattcaaagtgtgtgtgtgtgtgtgtgtgtgttttgattattcattaaaaatatgtaaaaaaaaaaaaattctgtgttcctttgatgaatagaaagtttaaaagatataatttctctgaaatagaaaccttttgtaacattataaataattttactgtcacttttatacGTTTTTataagtttaatgcatcctttctgaataaaagtattaatataaacatatctTACTGAGGAATGGTTGTAGACCTGTATACATCCTTTAAcactcacttaaaaaaaaaaaaaacaagtaatctAAAATATTATTGCTATTGAAATTTTGTcatacacaaattaaaaaaaaattcaatcaaaTAACTATAAGTGCCAGTAAAAGCACATCAAACATAGATATAACACCAAGAAAGCTTGAATTTTACAcctacatgaaaataaataattaagtttttttccaTTAAAGTTTTCCATTAAAGATCCCGCACAATTGTGTGCTGTCCAAAACTTTCACTGTACTCATACTGAATATCTGCAAAAattccacaggaagcagtttgaatatatatatatagttacacacatacacagtgtgtgtgtgtgtgtgtgtgtgtgtgtgcgtgtgcgtgtgtgtgttcagtaattGCATGTATCCAGCTCAGGTTTTCGTGTTTAAACATACAGCAGCAGAACAGATGGCTTGTAGAACTTTGGCAAAAATGATTGCTGTTCGATCAGAGTAACAACTTTTATTATGAGTTATGAAATTTGGCCCAACCTGAACTGTAGACCGAAGGGGATATGATACTAGCTGTGACATTTACTTTCTTATACGCTCCATCCATGATCCACTAAATAAACTAACTGGCTCATCAGAACAGCCGTTGAATCAACATGACTCACTTACTGAACGGGAATCTGAATGCCAACTAATGTACAGCTAATTACTTTGCACCTAATGGATCTTAATGGATGAGTTTCTCTGACAGGACTGTTTACCTGATAAAACTTTCAATACTAAAGTACTACTAAAGTACGCGATAGGAGCACATTGTTTCACTTGAATCAACCTTAACGCTAGCAAGATATTTAGCAACAGATAATGCAGCAACTTGGAACAAGTCACATCTAATAAACTCCTCCATCCCAAGCAAGTAAGGCTACAAATATAGCCGATTTTACACTTAAGCCACACAATGTTCCTTTTAACACTGCGTGTAGTGCCACGTGAGGAGTCAGAGAAGTACATTTCCTCTCTTTGTGAACTTCTTTGGCCTGTTTTCCTGTTTCGCTGTTGTAATATTTTCCGGTTTCTGGTCTCAACTGCACAcactgtattaaaaaataaaaataggattcCAAGAATACAAATGGTTAAAGGAACTAAGACTAATATTCATGGGTAACTGCCGTTGAAGTGGAGATGGACTGCAGCATGGTCTAACAGAGAGTGTTATCATTTAGATTTACACACCGGCTTCTTCAGTAATACAGTTCAGCTCTGTGATCTGAAACTTCCTGACTTGAGAGGTTCTTTCCACTGAGAGAGGACTTTGtccacaatatagaacagttaaAGCTGTGATTTTTATCTAATATCTTACGTGTACTGTATGCTTCAGTCAGTTTTTTCCCTTGTAAATTAAAGCTGTGAATTAAAGTGTTAATATGCTGATATTGATTTTTGTATACAACAGgtcatataaaaataatgttgcacAATAATGCATTGCAACATAAGATAATCTTACTAGGAAAGTTATTGTAACATTCCACCCAAATGATCAGTTTCTGTATCTTTTATTATTTAGCCTATTTTAACGCTGCCTCAGataaagaagctttttttttttttttttaaaaaagcccCTAAAATAATTTCCCCACATTTTTCAACACAAATGACCAATAGGCTATTAACAGGCTTCCTTTGAAACCTGAAATAAAACTACAGGACAGCTTTGTTACATTCAGTGACCTTAAAAAAACTCCACTGGGAATTGTTTGGATGAAATGAGTAATAGATGCTAAACTCGTTAAGTTCTTTCTATTTCGTGAGGCAGTCTATGTAATCAAATGGTCATTAGCTGAAGAAAACAATGATCTGTGAATCATTAGCAATATACTTATTTAGTATATTCAAATATACCAGTGTTGGTTAAGTTAAATTTAACTTAACCAACACtggtatatttaaatacatatgagTTTCCTGCTCTATATGCCGCTTTAAAACAAGCCTCATGACACACAAGTTTACTAAACTGTGTCTGCAGTTTCATTAAGATACAATGCAaatttgtatgaaaatacagtgaGTCAGAGAATGAAGAGACATTATGACTCATCAACATCTGTAATGTAAAACAGGTGTATGAGAAATTTGGTGGATTCAAAATAATTAGCTCTTtggttgttgtatttttttttttcagttagattttacagtttaattaatttattttatttgtcagcaAAAATCTTTTTATAAATTCCTTTTAAGATTGCTTGGTCTGTTCTAGCTGATGAGGGGGTGTTTTAAATCTTTGGTGAAACTGTGTGTCTAAACACGAAATGTCAGAAGTTCAAACTATTAAAGTAGCTGATGACATTTTGTCATGCATTTGCAACCATTTTCAAAAGAGGATGTGATACTGGAAAGGGAATTTGTACCTTTTAAAGTTGGTGCCAGCATGTCTGTTAAATGTGTtcaaaacatttaacaataacTTTTAACAATTCACACTGAAGAATAATCTTTAACAATTAGGCTTGAGCCTATACCTTAAGTTATATACATTAAATCAAATTTTCTTTCTaccaataacaaaatatattattatcattattgttgttgttgttatagacTACGTAATCTCCTGATTACCCTACAGGATAAActgatttatacacacacacacacacacattctgtcaataacaaaatataataatatacatttacaatatatatggtcatttattattattagtagtagtaagcTGCcattgatagacagacagacagagagacagacagacagatagatagatatagatagatagatagatagatagatagatagatagatagatagattgatagatagatagatagatagatagatagatagatactgtagatagatagaataacattaaaataaagttaataataattatttttattattaatatatatatatatatatatatatatatatatatatatatatatatatatatatatatatatatatatatatatatatatatatatataataacatatatataatatattatatatattataaatatattaatatatgattattattattattattattattattgcaaaataacagaaaaaacgGTAATGGTGCATAGTTTAAAAATTGACTGGGACAGTATAGTTGTCACGTGTTGGTGATGTAAACTGCAGGAAGATGAAGGAGATCAATGAAAAGTCCTTTAATCAGATAAATCCAGGAGAACATGCACAAAACCCAGCTCAACATAGATGGAGAATGGACAAAAACTAAGGGAAAACTGAGGCCTTATAGGAATGAACCAAACGAAGTGAACAAATGAGATGATTAACAGACAACAGGCGAACTGAATGACATAATCAGGCAAATCAGGAAAACTTGGTCACAACAGAGAGAACAGAAAACAAGGCAAACAcgtaacagttcacccaaaaatgaacaatcGGACCCTTCAGCTAAATTATATTTGACCAAAGTATGTTATCTTTCTCATGTGTTATTCTCTGTTTAAAATCCACAATATTTGGCCAAATGTGTGTCCACTCGGAAATACCAAATGCATTCATCGAACTTCATGACGTTCTCGATGATGCCTTTTGTGTTTGGAACGGCATGGGCGTAAATGCATCTAATTTCCTTCTTGTATAATGCACACAGTGTGGCTgtgcgtgtttttttttaagccactCTAGTGAAAGAGGAAGTGAAAGCAAAAGATGACTTGTGAAGGTCAGAAGCACGTGTGATGACGGCAGATACTGCCGGACTTTCTTTTCGTGTGGgtgaatacaataaaaaaaatccctcGTCAAATTCCACGCATAAAGGGATAGCCCCCTCACAGAAGAGTCTCTATAAAGGCTGATAGTTTGGACAATGAGCCACACAGCAGCAATCCAGCTTGAGTGCTTCACCTCAAACAGACCTTCTGTACATCCAGCCAGTCTAATATAACAGAACGGCCAGAATGACCGCCTCTCGCTTCATCGTTTTCTCCGCAGTGGTCGTGCTTCTGTGCGCAGTTAGCCTCAGTGAAGGTAAGATGGAGGAGAAAGATAAATTAACATATTGAAAAAGATTAAATTATAATCTGTGCAACATACAGTCTAATTGTATACTATTTTAACAAAAACTTGGTTGTGTATTCTTTAATCTAGGTTTACGTATTGGACCACAAAGATGTTGTTTCTCCTTTTCGGACCGTCCCATGCCAGTCAAAAGAGTGGCTGAATACAGCATGACGAGCCAGCAGTGCCCCAACGAAGCCGTTCTGTAAGTGTAACAACAATATACTCTGTTTTTGTGTATGTGGGATAAAAAGCACAATAGTATTATTATTCGCATTATTAAACTGAgcatatttttaagtatttttaaaccTACAAGAGCAAGTTACTTTGTGTTTGATGGTATTGATTTTCTCTGAATGCAGGTTCAAGACTGTGAAGGGTCATTACGTGTGTGCCAGACCCACTGACTCATGGGTAAAGGGGCACATCAAGATCATTGACAGCAGGAACATTGGAAGACAGGGGACCTTGTGATCAGACCGACCTGCGTCCGTCAACTTCTGAACCATTGTTGAGGCACTGGACAAGTGTGGAATCTGcgcaaaactgaaaagaaaaagaaagaaaaaacctgACAAATGCATTGTCACTTACTAATCAGCATACTGAAGCTATGGggttaaaaaaaatccagaatgTATGATGTTTGAATTGTTTCGTTTTTTAACTCGTCTGTCATTTATCTTACTATTGCATTTCTAAGGATAGTGTTTTGTACTGAAAAATAGAGTATTGCAGATAGCCTAAAGTATAAACTACTTTAAAGAAgaacatgaaatatttttgtaatgtgtCATTAGAGACAACATATTATGATCAAGATCTGTTTATGTAGGTTTGTGCTAATGTATACCTCCTCACAATAAAGACTTTCTGAGTCTCTATTTGGCTTTTCATGCTTGTTCATTTGTACAAAGGTTATCCTGTGTTATCTTTTGCCATGATTCACACTGTTCACACTTACAGAGATCGTACAGTTTCGAGATTTCTGTACATTTGAAAACATTCGTATTTGCATGCAAGAGCCTGTTAACATGCAACCTGCTGAACCTTTGTCCGTGGAAATGTTGCCACATATATCCGCTTTGGCATCCTACAGGTGGTGTaagatattttttcatttattcatgacGTATTGACACAAATTTCAACTTATTTTCAATGGTCACTTTGTCGTGTCCACTGTACTAGAAAGACTTTAGCTGTTGCAGCGCAGTCAAGGTGTTACTCACCTATCAAAGAAATAAAGCAACCTCGAAGTCCGATAGCAGGCCATCTGCTCCTTGAGTTCtctccacactgtaaaaaaaaactgtaattttacggaattttactgttttattttacagttttttccacgtaattttgaaatacagtttaaaattgtaaaattacagaAAGAGACTGTAAATTTACATATCTTATGTAAAATCACATGAAAAACATGTCAATGTGCATAACgtcccaaaaatatttttgaagatttatttcacataatgcgctatatttatatgtagtatgtgcagtatgtgtgtgtgtgtgtacgtgtgtgtgtggcattaataatataatgccatattttttaatagattaaaaatataaataacaactgtacaaaagttaacgttcattattattattattattattattactattgatataatatgttgtatatgtAGCCTACATTGCGTGTTTGCATAAAAGAGCAGGTTAATCCTTTTTTGAACAGGTTTGTTGAAAAATCCTTCTCGAAAGAATCGTATTTCCAAAGTACTGTCAACTGACCACATCTTCTTCCGCTTGTCAAAATAGTTCTGCtcagtttggtgttttattacggatttattctcatagtaccgtttcataatttgatataataatataataatatgctgatattaaaataaaaaaaaataaaaaatgtaatattcgaACTGAAGGAATTCCCGCCCTAGCGCAAGGACACATTCTCCTCCAAGCACGCAGTGGAGCTGCTGCGCGCGCAGAAGGAATAACTCGACCTTCAGTTTCACGGTCAATCTTCAATCTGAGGCGAAAATAAGCAGGTAAAGTTCATGTTTTCTCATTTTGGTCATTACTAAATGCTATTTCTACTATATATGAGTTCTAAAATTTAGAATGTTTACCTTTTTGAATCGTTAAACCAGTATTTCAAACTTCGGCGCTGACCAGTGCCGTTAGTCGTTAAGTGTGGGTAACGTTAACTTCTAATGTTATTTTGTCCCTGAGGGAAAAACAGGCTTACTTTAAGGAAAGTCGTTAGCTGGTTGTCTACGatactgttattaaatattattatcatttgtggTTTAAGAACTCATAAATTTAACAGTTAGCTCAGTTAATGTTAAGTTCGAATATGTAGATGTTGCCAACTTTACCGAACTTCGACgcataatgcagtgtttttaatcagttttgataTAACGTAGACTAACTATGTTCCGTACAAAACGATGTTCCGTACAGGTGACGTTTTAGCGCCGATTgcagaataaataattacagttcgtacataaactatatatctgTGTCATCCTtatgtttctctctttcactcccgATCTAAACAGAGACCAATCCGCTGTTTGTTTCAGTAATATTTGAGTAAGTTTGCTCGTTGCGCCCACCGCGCTTGTAAATGGACAGTGGGGAAGATTTACTTCAAAACTTCAGCTTGGGAGGAAGACAACTAGAGCAGcgaaaatgtacatttctattcCACTTATGTTTCTCACAGTACTACAGcctttattaaatgaatattatgttatcacaaattgttaaatatattactttttgttgaataaatgctttgaaatgggAGTGTTTAAGCATCGATTGCGGGCGATAACCACTTAGCGTCACCCTCACCTGAGACTGGCGGCAGAGATCTCTTACTTTATGAAGTTTTCACATtggttaacctttttttttttaattaatcagtgcCCTTCTCGTTTTCTGCATCTTCAGAAAGATAAGGAAATTATGTTCTCTAACCTTTCACATAGTTCATGCTTAACTCACATGTCATAATTAATATCACGACACAATCATGCCTAACTCGCATGCGCCCTTTATTAAAGCAGCCATTAacttgtattttgatcaaataaaaaggtaataatctttgatatttattggaattatgttttcttgcagttaaaataaataaacagctcaCTTTTGATAAGTTAAATGTCCATTTTCGCCGATAAAATCAAGTAATAAGCGCTGTACGGAACATCATTATAAGCCTGTACGGAACACCGTTAACCCCTATCATCTTCCGTACACTGGCGGAGGTGGTACTTTTCCccagttttctcaaaaactattgGTCCTAAAGACATCAATCAAAGTGTAGACTGTGTAATAGGTATTCCCCCGGAGAATGAGCACACAAGCATGCTTGTATGTCTTTTTAAAACGGAGGAGTGGTCACTGGCGTGCGGTGAATAGCGAAAAGTGTACGGAACATGGTTAGTCTACGTTACATAATAGTAGGCGTcgtctaaaagcaaaaaaaaaaaaaaaaaaatcatatttttcgaGGCGAGATTGgatgaaaattctgaatttagaAACAGACTCATTAGGACCAGCGCTTAAAGTGACGCGCGATTTGAAACGTTATGTTCGTCTGCATTTCTCCCTCTTCAAGCACTGGTTATTACGCTTGTATAATGAAATTCACTTAACTACTTTAATTTGTCTGCATGTTTTACTCTTTTACTTCCAGATATAGTCTTATTGAGGGTCTGAAATATCGTTACAGTCAgtatttaatcactttttaataaattatttctgttgGTTACCCTTTATATCTGTCTATCGgttaagcaaatatttaaaatattaaaagtgtttcAAAAAGCTGGTGAAACCATTGACCAGttaaaattgtgaatgaaaaaacAATGTCTGCAGTGTGTCATCTGAGAATTCATATAACCTTGTAATCTTGTAATCTACGCCTAGGGAAAAAAGTTTCACAACTTCTGTTTTAATCACCCTTCTATAATTAAAGACTGTTATAGCTTATAGGGATTATTGATAGACTCACTGATAGGGATGAACAGGTGGCGCAGATAAGGTTCAGAACCatagatataaaacatttatcaatatatttctttgtatttttgtagatttccttaaaatttcacatttacatgctttttttctcCTTACAGATAAGTTCAGTGAGTGCTAAAACCATGGTCAACATGAAAGGGTGAGTTGCAAAATGCAAAGATGTTCACATATTACACTTGTAATAGTTGTGGTGTTTATGGTTTATGAACTTTATGTTTTCTGTTCACCCAGTCATAGTTAACGACCACATCACCATCTTCTGCAACGCTCTGATGTTTGCTTCATACAACTGCTTGAACATTTCATACCCAGGAAACCAAGGAGAAACGCAAGAGATTGTGcaaaggtaaaaacacacactcatacactcactctcacacatatCACACTCACACgtgtgttctcacacacactcacactttttcAACACACACTGAATTACGCATCCTTACATAcactcactctaacacacacactctcacacacagtcacacacgcacccacacacagtcacacatgcctactcacacacacagacactcacatacacgcagtcacacacacacatcctcacactcacatacacattctctcacatgcattctcacacacacactcaatgtcacatatgcatcctcacactctcacatatacacacggtcacacacacatcctcaaactgacacactctcacatacacacactcacaaatgcatcttcacactcgcacactcacgtccacatttgcacacatgcatcctcacacacacactcactctctcaaatgcatcctcacacttacatactctcagatacacacactctcagaaacgtttcctcactcatacacacactctcacacgcatcatcacacacacagttacacagttTCACATACTCTaacaaatgcatccttacactcacacactctcacacacgcatcctcacacacactctcacacacattctaaTACAAACATCCACACACTCTAACATAGACAGTTACACATGCAacctcacacacattctctctctcacacacacacactctcacacgcatcttcacacacagttatacactttcacatattcttacaaatgcatccttacactcacacactctcacacacgcatcctctcacacacacttccttatacaaacatccaaacattctcacatagacagtcacacacactctcacacacactaacatactCTCACACGCATCCCCACACAACCTTCTAGGGCTGCATAATTAATCACATGCGTTTTTCAGGCGTGTCTCGTCATTAAAGTcggtcctgtgattagtagtaaatatccatcacctgttttcaaattaagcaacatttaataaacagagctgtagttcactgacaagctatgcagtaTCCTGTTCATAATCTAATGCGATTCATCTGCAAATGCATCTGACAACTGCATGtggttaattgtgcagccctacatgcatcctcacactctcatCCTCACACAACACACTCTCTTACATTGTCACAACCTTCTTAGTCTGCCTCACACACAACTACCTCTCACATACTTCTTCACAACATCCACCACAAGCATGCCCTTTACAAGTTCTTattgttctgcttttattttaaatatattcacagcatatggtacagtccatgttttattactaaatatgttttttttactcaacaGATTCCTTTTTAAGATGAACCCCGAGAAGGGATCGAAAGTGGAGAAGACCACATCGAGAAAGAAATCAGCAGTCAGTCCAAAGGTTCTTTCACTGATTAACAAGATTGCGGACTTTGAAAGGATGGAGTAAAACTTGGAGTGTCAGATCTTCCTACATTGCCTAGCAGAAATTCTTGACAGTGtcaaagacttaaaatacttgctgattatttgctttcatggttgattttttttttttttaatgcatcatctGTTGTCAAGATGAATTAATCTGTTCACAGGTGGTTCAGTTTTAAGGacaaattaattcttattttttatttgtttaccaatttgctatattgttgcagttttgaacaattcttttgtgtgttgttgcagttattaaatatatatatatatatatatatatatatatatatatatatatatatatatactgttgcagttatgaaaaaaaactgaattgtatgTGGTTGCAGTTGTGATCTAATTTAAACTTTtgggcttatttttttattggaatattgttgcagtttaGCTATAATCTCTATACTggtatattgttgcagttttgtaCAAAGAATATTAGTAAATTGCAGTCCTGAACAAACTATTTGTATATTCTTGCAGATtggtcaataaattattaaacacatttttgcacttacagctgattatttgaattaaagcagtgttcaaactttatgataatttaatggtttttttcttattaactttccacaatatttatgtaaaacatcttatcaaacattaaaagctgaagaaaatacagaaaatatgtaaaattacagcaaaaaactgtatttttgaattacGGAAAATTACTGTTACTTAATGTGCACGTTATTTAACGGTAATTTTCCGGCACCCCAGCTGCCGGAATTTTACCGTTTTTTtacgggatttttttttacagtgcagtgctGTAAAGCTGATCCGATATTTACAGTATACGGGTCCTACTTCTTGACTTATTGCCTTAAGCCGTCTTTTGTTCAGCAGacgttttccttttttgttttttttctgccatctctatctttctgtcaTCGTTCTGTTCGGCTTATTTGCATCCTGTGCACTAAACATGGTCTCCTCCACATCATGATTAGACAGACGCCCGAATCAGTTTTcttaaaggggggttgaaatgcttgttttcactcaatatcctgttaatcttgagtagctacctatagagtagtactgcatccttcataactccaaaaagtctttagttttattatatttataagagaaagacagtctgtaccgcttttttcctggaaaaacacgagagcctggaggcgtgacgtgtgggcggagctaaagaatcacaagcgccagtaggcttttgcgttgagagcgtttggaagctgtgacattaccatgaggaaaaaaacatcatccaaaacaaaccatggctaacagtcagattcagcgtatatttatgatccagaatcagatccagaggctaaaattgaacaagagcagcatcagcaacgactacagcaggacttctctatgtggtatgtactgaaactgtatatatttgcttagcggttttggaaaatgactaagttccactttatgtcgtcttttcttattttttttttaatctgtacatgtggaaagtgcagtttgatgacaacatcgcatgttgtttacttgatgtgcttacgcgctgatagctaagttaacaacacagagatatttgaagcagttttactcaccgcctgtggttccaacacacgattgtgaccctttttcgttggtactgcattattcttaagaaataaacgatgtgcaaatccggcatcaaactgggccttgtttgtaaaacaagcatcttcgaaatgaagggaacaaacaaaaacacttgcacaactccgttgatgctctgtaaaaataaactccatccactggtcccttaatgctgtttttcttttggtaatctgtgcagggttgtcttgccctggcaaccaaaaacacacttcttttgtgacatttcgcgacactctcgctctgatcagtgaatgtctgttgtgctctctgtgctctgctatacgggagcgcgcgctcttccgggaaaagtgcccttaggacccatataaggaaattccgctcaatcgtcacacagagccatactcgaaaaaaactttccgaaacttttgacaaaccggaagaggtttttttggaacaaaaatactccttcaaacgtataacttaattttttaaactttgtccatgtttagcatgggaatccaactctttaacagtgtaaaaaactcagtatgtatgaaatagcatctcaccccccccccccccccccccccccccttaagagTTTTTGAAAAATAGCTTACCCCACCTTTAACACGCTATGTGATTCCGCTAGACCTTGACAGGTAAACATACTGTTACGCCTGGCAGCGTAGAAAGAAGGGGCGTGGTTACATCTGGCAGAAGTAATAGTTTCTCCagcaaaaataaatcatacaaagacaaaaatatttcatatttacctGCTTCACTTAGACACTGAAACTTAACAGCACGTGAGTAATGAGGCAAACATTGCTTACTTAGTAATTGCGAAAACAACTCGTCATTCTATACAAACAAATTTTCTTCACTTACTGTACATAATTAATAACGtagttatttttaaacattgctCTGTTAAACGAGATGGAAAGGTCTGGAAACAGTTTATGAGCTTATGAGTCTGACGTACAGTGGAGTAAGTGGTGTTTTTAACCACAGGATTGTGGTCATGTGTATTCTGCTGTTGAACTTGAAAGAAGTCATCTTCAAATATAACAC is drawn from Carassius auratus strain Wakin unplaced genomic scaffold, ASM336829v1 scaf_tig00012455, whole genome shotgun sequence and contains these coding sequences:
- the LOC113073606 gene encoding C-C motif chemokine 2-like, yielding MTASRFIVFSAVVVLLCAVSLSEGLRIGPQRCCFSFSDRPMPVKRVAEYSMTSQQCPNEAVLFKTVKGHYVCARPTDSWVKGHIKIIDSRNIGRQGTL